The window CAAACCCATGCTGATGATTTAATGCGTGGCAGAACGCTCAGCTATTACATAATGGCTTATCAGGGCGTATTACCTATCGGGAGTCTGTTAATGGGCTATTTGGCGCACCTCTTCGGAACTCAGGTGGTGGTAGCCTTTGAGGGTATAGCTGGCTTGCTTATTGTCGCCGCTTTTTCTTATAATGAAAAGCACAGAAATCAAATTAATTTTTCACCATTAAAGGCACGTTAAAACATTTAGGCTGTTCTTTCTTAATGGTCTTAATGATGATTTTTTTACCATTAAGGTGTTAAAGACATTAAGTTTTGTATTGGCATGTTAGCGCATTTAAACTTTCATGACCTTTTATGTCTTATATGGTTAAAATTATAAGATTGACCTTAGGAAACGAGTCGCCCTATTCGTGCACAATCAATTTACAATCAACCATAACCTTCTGATAGTTTTCCATATCAATTTCCCTATTGATAAGCTGAAGCAGGAGTTTGATTGCATTTTCACCAACCGACTCAGGATTTTCTTCTACTGATGCAACAGGAGGCGAATCTAAATAGCTTATAAAAGAAGTATTGCCAAAACCGATGCACTCAATCTTATCTAAATTGGGATGGTTTATTGATCTCAGGTATTTAATGGCATCGAACAAAATGGGTTCCTTAAATGCAACCAGGGCAGTAGGTGTATCTTGTGGGTTGGCAAAAAGGTTCTGAATGGCCGAAATTGTATTTTCCTTATCGAAATCGGTATAGGCAACCAAATCAGCCGAAAAAGGAACACCGTTATCTTTCAGTGCATTGATATAGCCATTAAAACGATCGTGGGTGAAATTGATCATTTTTGGCCCACCCAGGTAAGCTATTTTTTTATGGCCACGGTCAATTAAAAATTGGGTAGCCTTATAACAGCCCTGAAAAGTGTTGCCTAAAACTTTATGACAGCTTAAATTAAAGCTCGGGTTGCGGGTGTAATAAACCACCGGTATACCCATGTTTTCGAACTGATCGAGGTGAGCGAAATCCTGTGTATGTTTAGAAATGGCTACGATAAGCCCGTCAACACGGCTGCGCAGTAACATGTTGGCCGATTGAATTTCCTTTTCCAGGTCATCATGCGATTGGCTGATGATTACATTGTATCCGTTCTGGGTAGCAAATTGCTCTACACCATAAATACTGCGGGTAAAAAAGTGGTCTAAAAGATTGGGTAAGATAATACCAATAATACGAGATTTCTTTTCCTTTAAATTGATGGCCGATTTATTGGGCGTAAAATGTAATTCGCGAGCCATCTCCTGAACACGTTTTTTAGTGTATTCATTTATTGTAGGATAGTTATTAAGGGCTTTTGATACTGTTGATACTGACATCTTTAACTTTTCAGCCAGGAACTTCAGGGTAACAGGGGTATTGTTCGTCATCTTTTCCAATCTCAATGCATAGTTAAGAAAAAAAATGCAATTATTTCAAACGTTTGAAATGAGTTTCAATTGATTTTATGGCCTTTTAGGCTATTTTAAAAGACTTTTATCATTTTACCTTTTCTACATTCGTTACCACTAACACAAACTAACCAAGTAAATATGATGAAATCATCCCACATTTATTTTTGTACGGTAAGGGCAGGCACCAAAGCCCCGAATTTAGCGGAACAAGTTCATGCTGATTTATCTCAAAAATGTTACGATTTGAAGATAAGATTGTACCATCCGCAAGACGCATAGTATTTAATAGAACTCAAGTGATTTCCTGACTGCCAACCCGATCTTATTTGGTTGTGTAAAATATTAACTGGTTGTTTCCATGCAGGTTGTAAGCATGAAAATTTAACCGGCAGGGACTTGCTATGCATTAAATTTTAACCAAACAGATTTAATATTTATAATAATTATGGATAGACTTTACAATTTAAAAAGGACTTTTGCCGCAATTGGAATGGAGCGTTTCCAATGGGCTAAAGTGCTATATACATTAACCTTCCTGTTGCTGATGAGTGCATCGTTTACGGCATTTGCACAAAGCACAGTAAATGGTACCGTAAAAGATATAAAGGGAGTTACCTTACCCGGCGTAAGCGTTAGGGTTAAAGGCACTACCCAGGGCGCTGTTACCGATAACGATGGTAAATTTTCGATTAAGGCAGCTGCCAATGCTACCTTAACTTTTACTTATGTGGGTTACACCATTAAGGATGTGGCCATAAACAACAAAACGGTACTAAACGTAGTTTTAGAAGACGATACGCAGGGACTTGATGAGGTGATTGTTGTAGGTTATGGCGTGCAGAAAAAATCTACTTTAACAGGTGCCGTAGCGCAGATTGGTGCCGAAGAGGTGATGAAATCGCCAACACCAAGCCCAACCAATGCTTTGATTGGCCGTTTGCCGGGTTTACTGGCGGTACAAACTAGCGGTCAGCCCGGGGCCGATGGTGCCCAGTTAAAAGTAAGAGGTGTAGCTACTTATGGCTCAAACAACGCAGCAATTGTTGTGGTGGATGGGGTAGAGCGCCCGAGTTTCTCAGATGTGGATGCCAGCGAAATAGAATCAGTAACGGTTTTAAAAGATGCGGCTTCAACAGCGATTTACGGGATCAGGGGAGCGAATGGTATTATCGTTATTACCACCAAACAGGGGAAAATCGGTAAACCCAAAGTAACTTATACCGGTAATTTCGCTTTGCAAACTTATACTGGTTTAGCTGTTGGTTTACCCGCATTTGAAAATGCTTCCTTGTTAAACCAGTCGTATGTAAACGATGGTAAAGCACCTTTTTTCTCAGATGCAGAGTTGCAAAAGTTTAAAGACGGATCAGACCCGATCGGTTATCCGGATGTGCAGTGGTTCGATTATTTAACCAAAAAATATTATGCACAAACCCAGCATAACATCAATATTAATGGTGGTACTAAAATTGCAAAATATTTTGTTTCTGCAGGTTATGCCTTTCAGGATGGTATTTTTAAGAAATTCGATTCGCCTTATGGCATCAATACTGTACCCAACTACAACCGTTATAACTTCCGTTCGAACGTAGATTTAACGCTGAACAAAGATTTTACGGTAGGAATTAAACTGGGAGGTCGTTTTGCCAACCGTTATCAGCCAGCTGGATTATTATCTTCTTCAGCCTTCTCTTACGATACCATTGAAGGGATGATTTCGCGTATTTTGCAGGTGCCGGCTTATGCTTATCCGGTAACCCTCCCTGATGGCAGGATAACCGCTAACCCAAATATTGGTACCAACATCTGGAATCCTTTTGCGGTATTAACCCGTTTCGGAACCCGTAACGATGATAACAATACCATCGAGAGTACCTTTAACCTCAACTATAAACTGGGTTTTATTACCAAAGGTTTAGGCTTTAAAACAGTATTTGGATACGATTCATATTACAATAATACCGAAAGAAGAAACGCCAACTGGGCGGCTTATGTTTACAATCCCGCAACCGGTCAGGCTACTTTATCAACCGATACGCGTAACCGTGATGAGCCTTTAGGAGCCGTACAAGATGGCGGTGTAACCGGTGGAAGTACCAATATGAACCTGCAAACCGGTTTTGATTATAACCGCGATTTTGGCAAGCACAATGTTGGCGGATTGTTACTGGCTACCCGTCAGCTTATCCGTACTACCGGGGGATCGCCTTTTACCGCGCCGCCAAGAGCATCGCAAGGTATTGTTGGTCGTGTTACCTATAATTATGGCGAAAGGTATTTTGCCGAATTTAATGGTTCGTACAACGGATCGGAAAACTTTGCAGAAGGTTTGCGTTACGGTTTCTTCCCGGCAGTATCCGCTGGCTGGACGCTTACCAACGAGCCTTTCTGGAAAAAAAACAATGTGCTCACTTATTTAAAAATCAGGGGAAGTTACGGACAGGTAGGTAACGACAGGATTTCAGATAACCGTTTCTTGTTCTTAACTACTTATACAGCCAATTCAGGTGCTCCATTTGGGAACCCGCTGGCCTTGGTTAACTATCCAACCCTTTATATTGGCGATACTGCTTTAGGAAATGATAAAGTAACCTGGGAAACCGGCACAAAAAGAAATATTGGTGTGGAAGCACGTTTCCTTAGCGATAACCTGAAATTAACGGTCGATCTTTTTGACGAAACCCGTAAAGATATTTTAACACCTACATTAAGTGGTTCGGCATTATTTGGCCATGCATACCCTAACTTAAATAGAGGTATTGTATACAACAAAGGTTACGAAGTTGAGCTCGACTATCAACGTGTGATTGGAGCTGTAACTGTAGGCCTTAATGCGCAATTGAGTTACAATAAAAACAAAATCCTGGAGAACGACGAACCAGATGGCATGCCTTTTTCTCTGGCCAGAAAAGGAACAAGTGTTGGTCAGTTTTTTGGATATAAAACCGATGGTTTTTTCCAGTCGGCGGCAGACATTGCTGCTTCGCCCAAATTAGCAGGTTACAACCCAATTCCGGGCGACTTGAAATTTAAAGACCTGGATGGCGATGGCGTAATAACCAATTTAGATCAGGATGCGATTGGATACACCAATACACCACAATACATTTACAGTTTTAGCCCACGGGTTAGCTACAAAGGATTTTCACTTTCGGCCCTGTTTCAGGGAGTAGCGAATGTAAGCTCGAATGTGATCTTGAACGAGCAGAACAATGGTCAGCAGATGTATCCGTTCATGCTAGATGCCTGGACACCGGCAACTGCTGCAACGGCAACCTGGCCGGCTTTACACGCCCGCGGTACGGCATCATTAAACTATGCCTTAAACGATTTTACCTTACAAAACTCGGCTTATTTAAAAATCAGGAACATTGAACTGGCCTGGACACTTCCAAAATCGTGGATGAGTACTTTAAAGCTGAGCAATGTGCGGGTTTTCTTACAGGGACAGAATATTTACACCTGGACCAAGTATAAGTTCTACATCGATCCGGAGAATGTAAACACCATTAACACGGCTTTCCCTTTACAGGCGCTTTATCCAACATCGAGGATTTACAATTTTGGTTTAAACGTTCAATTTTAAGCTCATGAAAAACTACAAAATATATACAGCTATTCTTTTATTAACGCTGTTTGCTGTTTCCTGCAAAAAAGACTACCTGGAAAGAACACCTGGTGTGGCTTTGAGCGAGGATGAGATTTTTGCAGATCCGGCACAGGCGGCCAGATTTGCCGATAACGCTTATAATTATGTAATCAACAAATACGTACGCTTTAACGATCACCGCGGCTGTGTGGCCCAGGCATCAGATGAAGCCGTTTCGGGTAACTCGGAAGGTACCGTAACCACTTTAAACCGTGGATTGTACCACGATCACAGTAACGGAGCTTCGTTAAACGATATTTACGATATCTGGAAAAGAATGTATGCTGGTATCGCCATCGAAACCAAAATGCTTTCGCGCCTGGCCGATGTACCACCTGCACCACCTGCAACTGTACCGATTTTTCAACCGGTTAGGGTAGAAGGCGAGATGCGCTTTTTACGTGCCATGTCTTATTTCGAGTTAACCAAAAGATTTGGCGGTGTGCCCATAGTAGATAAAGTTTATACTGTAAACGATGAACTGAACCTGCCACGCAACTCGTTTGATGAGGTAACCAAATACATTTTAGCAGATCTGGCTATTGCCGAAAATAAACTGGGCAATGATGCCGATTATACTACTGCAGATTATGGCCGCCCAACCAAAGGCGCAGTACAGGCTTTAAGAACCCGTGTGCTTTTATATGCTGCAAGTCCGCTTAACAACCCAACAGGCGATAAAAGCAAGTGGGCTGCTGCAGCCGCTGCTGCGCAAAGATTAATGAACGGCGAGTTTGGAGCATATGCTTTACAGGCTAGTTACGGCGATATCTTAAACGTGCCCACCTCATCAGAGTACATCATGATCCGAATTAAAGGCAATACACCTTTGGCAGGAGAGATGATGCAGGATTTTTCAATGTCGCCAGGATCTGGTGGTGCCCAGGGACAAATGAACCCTACCCAAAACCATGTAGATATGTACGAAATGGCCAATGGAAAAGCGATTAGTGATCCAACTTCAGGTTACGATCCGCAGAAACCTTACGCCAACCGCGAGCCTCGTTTTTACGACAACATTATTTACAACGATCGCCCATGGCAGGGAAGGGCCATACAAATGTGGTCTTCGCCAGCAGGTGCACTCGATTACAGCACCACCATTACCTATACTGCTACGCGCTATTATTGCAAAAAATACTGGCCAGAGGTTTACCGTACCGTTGGTGGTAGCACAACCCTGCTAAACTACATCTATTTCCGCTATGCAGAAGTGTTGCTAAACTATGCCGAAGCACAAAATGAGGCGGTAGGCCCGGGCGACATCAACGGTTCGGTTTACGCACAGTTAATTGCCATCCGCAAACGTGGCGGAATACTGGCTGGAGCTGATAATCTTTATGGACTAAAAGCCAACATGACCCAGGATGAAATGCGTACAGTGATCAGACACGAGCGTGCAATAGAACTGGCTTTCGAAGACCACCGCTGGTACGATATTATGCGCTGGAAAATTGGCGCTACCACCATTGGCGTTCCAATGAAAGGCATGGATGTGATTAAACAGGCCAACGGAAGTTTCACTTATACCCCGTTTGTACTGAGCCAGACTTTCCAGAAAACCTGGACTGAGAAACAAAATCTGTATCCGATTCCAAGGGCAGAAATTTATAAAAGCAAAGGTGTATTAACACAAAATCCAGGTTGGGAATAGTGAGTTAATCAATGTAACGCTAAAAGATTATTGAAAATGAAATTATTAAGATCAAAATATAAATATATAGCCTGCCTGCTC is drawn from Pedobacter sp. HDW13 and contains these coding sequences:
- a CDS encoding LacI family DNA-binding transcriptional regulator, with protein sequence MSVSTVSKALNNYPTINEYTKKRVQEMARELHFTPNKSAINLKEKKSRIIGIILPNLLDHFFTRSIYGVEQFATQNGYNVIISQSHDDLEKEIQSANMLLRSRVDGLIVAISKHTQDFAHLDQFENMGIPVVYYTRNPSFNLSCHKVLGNTFQGCYKATQFLIDRGHKKIAYLGGPKMINFTHDRFNGYINALKDNGVPFSADLVAYTDFDKENTISAIQNLFANPQDTPTALVAFKEPILFDAIKYLRSINHPNLDKIECIGFGNTSFISYLDSPPVASVEENPESVGENAIKLLLQLINREIDMENYQKVMVDCKLIVHE
- a CDS encoding TonB-dependent receptor, whose translation is MDRLYNLKRTFAAIGMERFQWAKVLYTLTFLLLMSASFTAFAQSTVNGTVKDIKGVTLPGVSVRVKGTTQGAVTDNDGKFSIKAAANATLTFTYVGYTIKDVAINNKTVLNVVLEDDTQGLDEVIVVGYGVQKKSTLTGAVAQIGAEEVMKSPTPSPTNALIGRLPGLLAVQTSGQPGADGAQLKVRGVATYGSNNAAIVVVDGVERPSFSDVDASEIESVTVLKDAASTAIYGIRGANGIIVITTKQGKIGKPKVTYTGNFALQTYTGLAVGLPAFENASLLNQSYVNDGKAPFFSDAELQKFKDGSDPIGYPDVQWFDYLTKKYYAQTQHNININGGTKIAKYFVSAGYAFQDGIFKKFDSPYGINTVPNYNRYNFRSNVDLTLNKDFTVGIKLGGRFANRYQPAGLLSSSAFSYDTIEGMISRILQVPAYAYPVTLPDGRITANPNIGTNIWNPFAVLTRFGTRNDDNNTIESTFNLNYKLGFITKGLGFKTVFGYDSYYNNTERRNANWAAYVYNPATGQATLSTDTRNRDEPLGAVQDGGVTGGSTNMNLQTGFDYNRDFGKHNVGGLLLATRQLIRTTGGSPFTAPPRASQGIVGRVTYNYGERYFAEFNGSYNGSENFAEGLRYGFFPAVSAGWTLTNEPFWKKNNVLTYLKIRGSYGQVGNDRISDNRFLFLTTYTANSGAPFGNPLALVNYPTLYIGDTALGNDKVTWETGTKRNIGVEARFLSDNLKLTVDLFDETRKDILTPTLSGSALFGHAYPNLNRGIVYNKGYEVELDYQRVIGAVTVGLNAQLSYNKNKILENDEPDGMPFSLARKGTSVGQFFGYKTDGFFQSAADIAASPKLAGYNPIPGDLKFKDLDGDGVITNLDQDAIGYTNTPQYIYSFSPRVSYKGFSLSALFQGVANVSSNVILNEQNNGQQMYPFMLDAWTPATAATATWPALHARGTASLNYALNDFTLQNSAYLKIRNIELAWTLPKSWMSTLKLSNVRVFLQGQNIYTWTKYKFYIDPENVNTINTAFPLQALYPTSRIYNFGLNVQF
- a CDS encoding RagB/SusD family nutrient uptake outer membrane protein translates to MKNYKIYTAILLLTLFAVSCKKDYLERTPGVALSEDEIFADPAQAARFADNAYNYVINKYVRFNDHRGCVAQASDEAVSGNSEGTVTTLNRGLYHDHSNGASLNDIYDIWKRMYAGIAIETKMLSRLADVPPAPPATVPIFQPVRVEGEMRFLRAMSYFELTKRFGGVPIVDKVYTVNDELNLPRNSFDEVTKYILADLAIAENKLGNDADYTTADYGRPTKGAVQALRTRVLLYAASPLNNPTGDKSKWAAAAAAAQRLMNGEFGAYALQASYGDILNVPTSSEYIMIRIKGNTPLAGEMMQDFSMSPGSGGAQGQMNPTQNHVDMYEMANGKAISDPTSGYDPQKPYANREPRFYDNIIYNDRPWQGRAIQMWSSPAGALDYSTTITYTATRYYCKKYWPEVYRTVGGSTTLLNYIYFRYAEVLLNYAEAQNEAVGPGDINGSVYAQLIAIRKRGGILAGADNLYGLKANMTQDEMRTVIRHERAIELAFEDHRWYDIMRWKIGATTIGVPMKGMDVIKQANGSFTYTPFVLSQTFQKTWTEKQNLYPIPRAEIYKSKGVLTQNPGWE